The following proteins come from a genomic window of Pirellula staleyi DSM 6068:
- a CDS encoding PQQ-binding-like beta-propeller repeat protein: MMKRILWTTLSLTFLIGSLLCCQPVVSAADPSPADPLDWPYWRGPEYNSISRETGLPDTWDIKGGEGSNLAWKSEALGGRSTPVVLRGKIYTIVRNNPATPIEGEKVVAADAATGEIVWERPNNVWSSDVPDTRVGWAPVCGDPETGYIYALGAPGLFQCLNGETGEVVWSSPLHEKLGLLSTYGGRTNVPIVVDDVVVLGSVIIGWGEMARPAHRIIGFDKKTGEIRWFTSTRLLPEDTVYGGPTVAVFKGQKVILTGSGDGWLYALQPQTGKIVWEYQFSRRGLNVSPTVDGNVIYMGHSEENWDDPENPEQKKKVGAVAAIEGTLTGNVTKSGELWKQLEIATGKGSILKVGDRLYCPDDAGKMFVLDAKTGEPIGRKVSLGTIHFATPVYADGKIYHMEKNGRWYILTPDDEKGVTFKRGSTMGNFPTGDECWSSPVISHGRVYVQTTGALYCFEDKTKTKGSTPRPEVEKEAPVSEDPKPALVQVVPAEVLMSPGEKQQFKVRLFNAKGQLLKETAASFKLDGGGTIGDDGLYTAAADATHSATYVTATAEGMTGTARIRIVPPLPWKFDFEGLKDAPITWVGARYRHVVRQVDGTTVLAKITTIPKGTRSRSSMGPSNLHDYTIQADVKCAVVDNKVPDVGVIAQGYTFEMSGENKWLRINSWIPHDKRYFVSKAFEFVPNTWYTMKLKAANVDGKAVLQAKLWERGQPEPSQWTLEMTDPAPNTTGSPGLFGNATNAEVYIDNVAVTPNE, translated from the coding sequence AAACAGGCCTCCCCGACACCTGGGATATCAAAGGTGGCGAGGGGAGCAATCTGGCCTGGAAGAGCGAAGCCCTCGGCGGCCGCAGCACCCCTGTGGTCCTCCGCGGCAAGATCTACACCATTGTTCGCAACAACCCCGCGACCCCTATCGAAGGCGAGAAAGTCGTTGCTGCTGATGCTGCCACCGGCGAGATCGTTTGGGAGCGCCCCAACAATGTCTGGAGCAGCGATGTTCCCGATACCCGTGTCGGCTGGGCCCCTGTTTGCGGCGATCCTGAAACCGGCTACATCTACGCCCTCGGTGCACCGGGCCTATTCCAGTGCCTCAATGGCGAAACGGGCGAAGTCGTTTGGTCTTCCCCGCTTCATGAAAAACTCGGACTCCTCAGCACCTATGGTGGCCGTACCAACGTTCCGATCGTCGTCGACGATGTCGTGGTCCTCGGCTCGGTGATCATCGGCTGGGGCGAGATGGCCCGCCCTGCTCACCGCATCATCGGTTTCGATAAAAAAACCGGCGAAATCCGCTGGTTTACGAGCACTCGCCTTCTCCCTGAAGACACCGTTTACGGCGGTCCCACGGTGGCTGTGTTCAAGGGACAAAAAGTGATCCTCACCGGCAGTGGCGACGGCTGGCTCTATGCCCTGCAGCCTCAAACCGGCAAGATCGTTTGGGAATATCAGTTCTCGCGTCGTGGTCTCAACGTCAGCCCCACGGTCGATGGCAACGTCATCTACATGGGACATAGCGAAGAAAACTGGGACGATCCCGAGAACCCCGAGCAGAAGAAAAAAGTCGGCGCAGTGGCCGCGATCGAAGGGACCCTCACCGGCAACGTCACCAAGAGTGGCGAACTTTGGAAACAGCTCGAAATCGCCACCGGAAAAGGCTCGATCCTGAAAGTCGGCGATCGGCTCTACTGCCCCGATGACGCCGGCAAAATGTTTGTGCTCGACGCCAAAACCGGCGAACCGATCGGCCGTAAAGTGAGCCTCGGCACCATCCACTTTGCGACCCCCGTCTATGCCGACGGCAAGATCTACCACATGGAGAAAAATGGTCGCTGGTACATCCTGACTCCCGACGACGAAAAGGGAGTTACCTTCAAGCGCGGCAGCACGATGGGGAACTTCCCCACCGGCGATGAATGCTGGTCGAGCCCCGTCATCTCGCACGGCCGTGTCTACGTGCAAACCACCGGCGCGCTCTACTGCTTCGAAGACAAAACCAAGACCAAGGGTTCGACCCCTCGCCCGGAAGTCGAAAAAGAAGCTCCCGTCAGCGAAGACCCGAAGCCCGCTTTGGTGCAAGTGGTCCCCGCTGAAGTGCTCATGTCACCCGGCGAGAAACAGCAGTTCAAGGTCCGTTTGTTCAACGCCAAAGGCCAACTGCTGAAAGAAACCGCTGCCAGCTTCAAGCTCGATGGTGGTGGAACGATCGGCGACGATGGTCTCTACACCGCAGCCGCCGATGCCACGCACTCGGCCACCTATGTCACCGCCACTGCCGAAGGGATGACCGGCACCGCTCGCATTCGCATCGTGCCGCCACTCCCATGGAAGTTCGATTTCGAAGGGCTGAAAGACGCTCCGATCACCTGGGTCGGTGCTCGCTATCGCCATGTGGTGCGTCAAGTCGATGGGACCACCGTCCTCGCAAAAATCACCACGATTCCCAAGGGAACCCGCAGTCGCTCGTCGATGGGCCCCTCGAATTTGCACGACTACACCATCCAGGCCGATGTGAAATGTGCTGTCGTCGATAACAAAGTTCCCGACGTCGGTGTCATTGCCCAAGGCTATACGTTTGAGATGTCGGGCGAGAACAAGTGGCTCCGCATCAACAGCTGGATTCCACACGACAAACGCTACTTCGTCAGCAAGGCCTTCGAGTTCGTTCCGAACACCTGGTACACCATGAAGCTGAAGGCGGCCAACGTCGATGGCAAAGCGGTGCTGCAAGCCAAGCTGTGGGAACGTGGTCAGCCTGAGCCGAGCCAGTGGACCCTCGAGATGACCGATCCAGCTCCCAACACGACTGGCAGCCCTGGTCTGTTCGGCAATGCGACGAACGCTGAGGTTTACATCGACAATGTCGCAGTTACTCCCAACGAGTAA
- a CDS encoding PQQ-binding-like beta-propeller repeat protein — protein MQKQKAILAITVATMLGAMVSTFVAGCTSNDAPTPGSTTTDSTPDVEAMIEMPSEEPAEEMPAEAPAEVPAAEEKPAEPPTLEAPANEPAQEEKPAAAPAAEEKPAEEKPAAETPTAAPAAEKPADSTTENPKIVAGEWNQWGGNGLRNNTPVAKNVPMEWAPGKFDRKTGAWDKASSQNIKWVASLGSQTYGNTVVASGKVLLGTNNSNAYLKRYPSDIDLGVLVCFDEKDGKFLWQHSSEKLPTGRVHDWPMQGVCCSPLVEGNRLWFVTSRGEVRCLDTEGYYDGVDNGPVTREPARLFDLVKADDAAADKVGPAVAELDAGKLNADLRASLDKVGVALPEGVEVKVDAAAKAPLKKWTFTAKVGESEREFYVTLAGPRLSVFRITTPDDKDEADTIWTYDMMKSLGTSQHNMCSCSVTALGDILFVNTSNGVDESHLVVPAPDAPSFIAMDKNTGEVFWTDSSPKDLILHGQWSSPTVAMIDGVPQVIFGGGDGWLYSFRADKGKDGKPELLWKFDANPKTTILELGGRGTRNDIISTPVVYDNKVYFATGQDPEHGEGVGILYCLDPTKRGDISAELVQNREDPTKEVERKRIQAAVESEGDVVVPNPNTGVVWAYTEFDNNGDGEIDDFMEKFHRSISTPVIQDGLLFIPDFSGLFHCVDAKTGKCYWTYDMLAAAWGSSMIVNGHVFVGDEDGDIAVFEVKKEAHDPVAEINMVNSVYSTPIIANEVLYIANKDHIFAIQAEDAVGTGNEKTDSE, from the coding sequence ATGCAAAAGCAAAAAGCCATTCTCGCCATCACCGTGGCGACCATGCTCGGCGCGATGGTGTCGACCTTCGTTGCCGGATGTACCTCCAACGACGCACCAACCCCTGGCAGCACCACGACCGACTCGACTCCCGATGTGGAAGCGATGATCGAGATGCCGTCGGAAGAGCCTGCCGAAGAGATGCCCGCTGAAGCGCCAGCCGAAGTACCGGCTGCGGAAGAGAAGCCAGCCGAGCCACCCACGCTCGAGGCTCCTGCCAATGAACCGGCCCAGGAAGAAAAGCCTGCCGCCGCTCCCGCCGCCGAAGAGAAACCAGCGGAAGAGAAGCCAGCGGCCGAAACTCCTACCGCTGCACCCGCCGCTGAAAAGCCCGCCGATAGCACGACCGAGAATCCCAAAATCGTCGCTGGCGAGTGGAATCAGTGGGGTGGCAATGGTCTGCGTAACAACACTCCAGTGGCCAAGAACGTGCCGATGGAATGGGCTCCGGGCAAGTTCGATCGCAAGACCGGCGCTTGGGACAAAGCCTCGTCGCAAAACATCAAGTGGGTCGCTTCGCTCGGTAGCCAAACGTACGGCAATACCGTCGTTGCTTCGGGCAAGGTGCTGCTCGGCACAAACAACAGCAACGCTTACCTGAAGCGCTATCCCTCGGATATCGACCTCGGCGTGCTTGTTTGCTTCGATGAAAAAGATGGCAAGTTCCTGTGGCAACACTCGAGCGAAAAGCTTCCAACGGGACGTGTGCACGACTGGCCGATGCAAGGGGTTTGCTGCTCGCCCCTGGTGGAAGGAAACCGCTTGTGGTTCGTCACCAGCCGCGGTGAAGTGCGCTGCCTCGATACGGAAGGTTATTACGACGGGGTCGACAACGGCCCGGTGACCCGCGAGCCTGCTCGCCTGTTCGATCTGGTGAAGGCCGATGATGCCGCAGCCGACAAAGTCGGCCCTGCTGTCGCCGAGCTCGATGCTGGCAAGCTGAACGCCGATCTCCGCGCATCGCTGGACAAAGTGGGTGTCGCGCTTCCAGAGGGTGTGGAGGTGAAAGTCGATGCCGCTGCGAAAGCGCCTCTGAAGAAGTGGACCTTCACGGCCAAGGTGGGTGAGAGCGAACGTGAGTTTTATGTGACTCTCGCCGGGCCACGTCTTTCGGTCTTCCGAATCACCACTCCCGACGACAAAGACGAAGCCGACACGATTTGGACCTACGACATGATGAAGTCGCTCGGCACCAGCCAGCACAACATGTGCAGCTGCTCGGTGACCGCGCTCGGCGACATTCTGTTCGTCAACACCAGCAACGGTGTGGACGAATCGCATCTCGTGGTGCCAGCTCCCGATGCTCCCAGCTTCATTGCCATGGACAAGAACACAGGCGAAGTGTTTTGGACCGACAGCAGCCCGAAGGATTTGATTCTCCACGGTCAATGGTCGAGCCCAACGGTCGCCATGATCGACGGTGTGCCGCAGGTGATCTTTGGTGGTGGCGATGGCTGGCTCTACAGCTTCCGCGCCGACAAGGGGAAGGATGGCAAGCCCGAGCTGCTGTGGAAGTTCGATGCCAACCCAAAGACTACGATTCTCGAACTCGGTGGTCGGGGAACTCGCAACGACATCATCAGCACCCCGGTGGTGTACGACAACAAAGTTTACTTTGCGACCGGTCAAGATCCGGAGCATGGTGAAGGTGTCGGCATTCTCTACTGCCTCGACCCGACGAAGCGTGGTGATATCAGTGCCGAGCTCGTGCAGAACCGCGAAGACCCCACCAAGGAAGTCGAGCGCAAGCGAATTCAAGCTGCCGTGGAATCGGAAGGTGATGTGGTGGTGCCGAACCCCAACACTGGGGTTGTCTGGGCCTACACCGAATTCGACAACAACGGCGATGGCGAAATCGATGACTTCATGGAGAAGTTCCACCGCAGCATCAGCACGCCAGTGATCCAAGATGGCTTGCTTTTCATTCCCGACTTCAGCGGACTGTTCCACTGCGTCGATGCCAAGACTGGCAAGTGCTACTGGACCTACGACATGCTCGCCGCTGCTTGGGGATCGTCGATGATCGTCAATGGCCACGTGTTTGTGGGTGACGAAGATGGCGATATCGCCGTGTTCGAGGTGAAGAAAGAAGCCCACGATCCTGTGGCGGAAATCAACATGGTGAACTCGGTCTACAGCACGCCGATCATCGCCAACGAAGTCCTCTACATCGCCAATAAGGATCACATTTTTGCGATCCAGGCCGAAGATGCCGTGGGGACTGGTAACGAGAAGACCGACAGCGAGTAG
- a CDS encoding response regulator yields MTKRVLDIGNCGPDHYAIRQMLLRQFGAEVEQAHELSDALEILGKAKFDLVLINRKLDIDYSDGMDVLAHLKGDARYRDLPMMLITNFAEHEAAAIAAGAVPGFGKRTLYDDLTVTRLSQFLAS; encoded by the coding sequence GTGACAAAACGCGTGCTGGACATTGGCAATTGTGGCCCCGATCACTACGCGATTCGGCAGATGCTGCTGCGGCAGTTTGGGGCCGAGGTGGAGCAGGCTCACGAACTCTCCGACGCGCTCGAAATCCTCGGCAAAGCGAAGTTCGATTTGGTGCTGATTAATCGCAAGCTCGATATCGACTACAGCGATGGGATGGACGTGCTTGCGCACTTGAAGGGGGATGCGCGGTATCGCGATCTGCCGATGATGCTGATCACCAACTTTGCCGAGCATGAAGCGGCGGCCATTGCCGCCGGCGCAGTCCCAGGCTTCGGCAAGCGAACGCTTTACGACGATCTAACCGTTACGCGGCTGTCGCAGTTTTTGGCGAGCTAA
- a CDS encoding DUF6677 family protein, which yields MSIIAPVSPTEACPRVVCAIHLQSSGNGCAGPFPGMRFRMVDPAAETSTPAPEAEVVIDLKNPSVAAILAWLIPGAGHFYQKRYAKGVLFMSCILGTFFFGLVLGEGKVVYADQAGPAVRWYTRWPYALQLGVGLPATPAILQSMRVSNGQEPILGGWMAPPVDDYELNQWTERLSLRFDVGRIYTMVAGLLNLLAIYDAFAGPVAGMAKTHPPEPAADPKRKRAPA from the coding sequence TTGTCGATAATCGCCCCTGTTTCTCCCACCGAAGCTTGTCCACGCGTCGTCTGCGCGATTCATCTGCAATCGTCGGGCAATGGTTGTGCGGGCCCCTTCCCTGGAATGCGTTTTCGTATGGTCGATCCTGCTGCCGAAACTTCCACCCCGGCCCCTGAAGCCGAAGTGGTGATCGACCTCAAAAATCCGAGTGTCGCTGCGATCTTGGCGTGGCTGATCCCCGGCGCTGGGCACTTCTATCAGAAGCGCTATGCCAAAGGGGTGCTGTTCATGAGCTGCATCCTGGGGACCTTCTTCTTCGGGCTCGTTCTGGGGGAAGGAAAAGTGGTCTACGCCGATCAAGCTGGGCCAGCAGTCCGGTGGTACACGCGCTGGCCCTATGCCTTGCAGCTAGGAGTGGGACTTCCGGCCACGCCTGCTATTTTGCAGTCGATGCGTGTCAGCAACGGGCAAGAGCCGATCTTGGGTGGCTGGATGGCTCCGCCGGTGGACGACTACGAACTGAACCAGTGGACTGAACGTTTGAGCCTGCGGTTCGACGTCGGTCGGATTTATACGATGGTGGCGGGGCTCCTCAATCTGCTGGCGATTTACGATGCCTTCGCAGGACCGGTCGCGGGGATGGCGAAAACGCACCCTCCCGAGCCTGCTGCCGACCCGAAACGGAAGCGGGCTCCCGCTTAG
- a CDS encoding peptidylprolyl isomerase: protein MNLLAKLPATCVAASLPLLLLVAMGAAAELSADETLATVNGHAITRADVDAFVAKLAPPKSSTQPPQPVEVPVVDNPQLRAETLAMLVDRELVLSFLERSKLAASEEDIDLIVASFTRELTTQGLTLDDHLKQQQLSLARFRRQLLWNESWKKYVARQTTDANLEKFFTKRVRDFDGTRIRVAHLRLPVDANATPEAAEQVMARAREIKRSIDAGELTFAAACQQFSEAPSAKSGGELGWIGRHDSMPEPFAAAAFSLEVGQTSGPVLSPVGVQLVHCLAIEPGKRKWHEVRGELQSAVVKYLFRWIADHERKTASVVMAAAEPR, encoded by the coding sequence ATGAACCTTTTGGCGAAACTTCCAGCGACATGCGTAGCGGCAAGCTTACCGCTGTTGTTGCTCGTTGCGATGGGAGCAGCAGCTGAGCTGTCGGCCGACGAAACGCTCGCCACGGTGAATGGCCACGCAATCACGCGGGCCGATGTCGATGCCTTCGTCGCCAAACTCGCACCACCCAAATCTTCGACTCAGCCACCACAGCCGGTCGAAGTGCCGGTGGTCGATAACCCCCAGCTGCGTGCCGAAACGCTCGCGATGCTAGTCGACCGAGAACTTGTCCTCTCGTTCCTCGAGCGATCAAAGCTCGCCGCTTCGGAGGAAGATATCGACTTGATCGTGGCCTCCTTCACGCGCGAACTCACCACCCAAGGGCTCACGCTCGACGATCATTTGAAGCAGCAACAGTTGTCGCTCGCACGCTTTCGCCGCCAGCTACTCTGGAACGAATCGTGGAAAAAATATGTCGCTCGACAGACCACCGATGCCAATCTCGAGAAGTTTTTTACGAAAAGGGTGCGAGACTTCGATGGAACACGGATTCGTGTGGCACACTTGCGTCTGCCGGTCGATGCCAATGCGACGCCGGAAGCAGCCGAGCAAGTGATGGCACGTGCACGCGAGATCAAGCGGTCGATTGATGCGGGCGAGCTGACTTTTGCAGCGGCCTGTCAGCAGTTTTCGGAAGCACCGTCGGCCAAGTCGGGGGGCGAACTAGGCTGGATTGGCCGACACGATTCGATGCCCGAACCATTTGCTGCTGCCGCCTTCTCTCTCGAGGTGGGGCAGACGAGTGGGCCGGTCCTCTCTCCAGTCGGTGTGCAGCTAGTGCATTGTTTGGCGATCGAACCTGGGAAGCGGAAATGGCATGAAGTTCGTGGTGAACTGCAGTCCGCTGTCGTGAAATACTTGTTCCGCTGGATCGCCGATCACGAGCGTAAAACCGCCAGTGTGGTGATGGCAGCGGCAGAACCTAGATAA
- a CDS encoding M14 family metallopeptidase, with protein sequence MISLNYAAARQNFLRAARSAGATVESLPLAPSPHATGLHFTLGGGEPLGIDVAILGSKNPQRTVVVSSGVHGVEGPIGSAVQTAWLRSMKGGSLPSDTRVVLLHALNPVSWLHQRRVHPGNIDLNRNFLLPGECYSGRPPGWDEVSPWIHPSQMPSIAPGDLGMQILQKFGPRLLGIVPVGQYDVPEGLFYGGDAPLPVVSVLATSLPNWVGSAQQVIHLDLHSGLGEWCTTELLLCDDASEALRRDAAQRFRRPQLAIKPGGSQLATGAVYPTRGGFDRWCVDLFRDRSYLFVTVEFGTYPLAYNLGMLVVENYAANHLEDDDPQRQTACELLLATFCPRHAVWQQSSIDHGLAHISESVRP encoded by the coding sequence ATGATTTCGCTCAACTACGCAGCGGCCCGTCAGAATTTTCTGCGGGCGGCCCGTTCCGCTGGAGCGACCGTCGAGAGTCTCCCGCTTGCTCCATCCCCCCATGCGACCGGATTGCACTTCACCCTGGGTGGTGGTGAGCCGCTCGGGATCGACGTGGCAATTCTCGGCAGCAAGAACCCGCAACGAACCGTTGTGGTCTCCAGCGGCGTGCATGGTGTCGAAGGCCCAATCGGCTCGGCTGTTCAAACCGCGTGGCTCCGCAGCATGAAGGGTGGCTCGCTACCCTCCGACACGCGCGTGGTGCTGCTGCACGCACTCAATCCGGTCAGCTGGCTCCATCAGCGTCGCGTTCATCCGGGCAACATCGACCTCAATCGCAACTTTCTCTTGCCGGGGGAGTGCTATTCGGGTCGTCCACCAGGTTGGGACGAAGTCTCGCCGTGGATTCATCCGTCGCAAATGCCGTCGATCGCTCCCGGCGATCTGGGAATGCAGATCCTGCAGAAATTCGGCCCCCGTTTGCTCGGCATCGTGCCGGTTGGGCAGTACGACGTTCCCGAAGGTCTGTTCTACGGCGGCGATGCCCCGCTCCCGGTTGTTTCAGTCCTGGCGACCAGTTTGCCGAACTGGGTCGGCTCGGCTCAGCAGGTGATTCACCTCGACCTCCATTCGGGGCTCGGGGAATGGTGCACCACCGAACTGCTGCTGTGCGACGATGCCAGCGAAGCCCTTCGGCGCGATGCAGCCCAGCGTTTTCGCCGTCCCCAGCTCGCCATTAAGCCGGGAGGCAGCCAACTGGCGACCGGGGCGGTCTATCCCACCCGAGGTGGCTTCGATCGCTGGTGCGTCGATCTCTTTCGCGATCGATCCTATCTGTTTGTCACCGTTGAGTTTGGGACCTATCCGCTGGCCTATAACCTGGGGATGCTCGTGGTCGAGAACTACGCCGCTAACCACCTAGAGGACGACGACCCCCAGCGCCAAACAGCGTGCGAACTCCTCCTTGCAACCTTTTGTCCCCGACATGCCGTTTGGCAGCAGTCGTCGATCGATCACGGCCTGGCCCATATCAGTGAGTCTGTTCGTCCGTAA
- a CDS encoding GNAT family N-acetyltransferase, with protein sequence MGVTYFKRFRMEIDLPAYGPKLPALSATAIAGGRSLAPPPLAVDPALASQGYSLLAWSPKLIEAHSDVKFRSFRFELDANVFPCLGDREGCYRLMGDIVKREGFVPQATWLAQCWPDNATRPDLCGTIQGISDGQGLGAVQNIGVTPTHRGKGIGSLLVRAALQGFAEAGCRRVFLEVTAQNTGAVRLYERLGFRITKTVYKASEVAYA encoded by the coding sequence ATGGGCGTTACCTACTTCAAACGCTTCCGCATGGAGATCGATCTCCCTGCTTACGGTCCGAAACTCCCCGCGCTTTCAGCCACGGCCATTGCCGGTGGACGTTCGCTCGCTCCTCCCCCACTCGCCGTCGACCCGGCTCTCGCGTCGCAAGGCTATTCGCTCCTGGCCTGGAGTCCGAAGCTGATCGAAGCCCATTCCGACGTGAAGTTTCGCAGTTTTCGCTTTGAACTCGATGCTAACGTCTTCCCCTGCCTGGGCGACCGCGAAGGTTGCTATCGGCTGATGGGAGACATTGTGAAACGCGAAGGCTTTGTGCCGCAAGCAACCTGGCTGGCCCAGTGCTGGCCCGACAACGCCACGCGTCCCGATTTGTGCGGCACCATTCAAGGGATCAGCGACGGCCAAGGGCTCGGGGCGGTGCAAAACATCGGCGTCACCCCCACGCATCGAGGCAAAGGGATCGGCAGCCTGCTCGTTCGGGCCGCTTTGCAAGGGTTTGCCGAAGCTGGTTGTCGCCGCGTCTTTCTCGAAGTGACGGCCCAAAACACCGGAGCGGTCCGGCTCTACGAACGTCTGGGATTTCGCATCACCAAGACGGTCTACAAGGCGTCGGAGGTTGCGTACGCCTAG
- a CDS encoding pitrilysin family protein, translating to MSQQIHSHRFPCGLTLVAEEMNWLESAAFALLLPGGVVRETSSQGGLASLTTEMVQRGAGSRDSRQLVADLENLGAETSASVSIAHTSLGGAMPAESLMPVLSIYADIARRPIIPADQLEDARNACLQEVRSVEDDLAQKSMQKLRMQHYGSPWGRSSQGTLESVASHSIDDVQNFYATNFKPEKGILTVAGKFDWEALKDQVANLFGDWGGESNAPDTQVTGEMGYTHIQAESSQTHIAVAFEALPYSHQDYFQLRGAIGALSDGMSSRLFSEVREKRGLCYTVYASVHSLRDRGSVIAYSGTTAERAQETLDVLVAELLRLHDGVEEIEIQQLKRRFKRSMIMQQESSTSRAGSIAYDWYHLARVRTIKELSQIVDSLSSETVNRYLAASRPQRFTIVTVGPKPLTPPV from the coding sequence GTGAGCCAGCAGATTCATTCGCATCGGTTTCCCTGTGGCCTGACCCTTGTTGCCGAAGAAATGAATTGGCTCGAATCGGCCGCTTTCGCTCTGCTGTTGCCCGGCGGTGTGGTGCGCGAAACCTCGTCGCAAGGGGGACTCGCCAGCCTGACGACCGAAATGGTGCAGCGCGGCGCTGGCTCGCGCGATAGCCGCCAACTGGTTGCCGATCTCGAGAACCTCGGCGCTGAAACCTCCGCCAGCGTTTCGATCGCTCACACCTCGCTCGGTGGCGCTATGCCCGCCGAGAGCCTGATGCCGGTGCTGTCGATCTACGCCGACATCGCCCGCCGCCCCATCATTCCCGCCGATCAACTCGAAGATGCCCGCAACGCCTGTCTGCAGGAAGTTCGCAGCGTCGAAGATGACCTGGCACAGAAGTCGATGCAAAAGCTCCGGATGCAGCACTACGGATCACCGTGGGGCCGTTCGTCGCAAGGGACACTGGAGTCTGTCGCGAGTCACTCGATCGACGATGTGCAGAATTTCTACGCCACCAACTTCAAGCCCGAAAAAGGGATCCTCACCGTCGCCGGCAAGTTCGACTGGGAAGCGCTCAAGGATCAAGTTGCCAATCTGTTTGGCGATTGGGGAGGCGAGTCCAATGCCCCCGATACGCAGGTGACGGGCGAAATGGGCTACACCCATATCCAGGCCGAATCGAGCCAAACGCACATCGCCGTCGCGTTCGAGGCACTGCCATATAGCCATCAAGATTACTTTCAGCTGCGGGGTGCCATCGGCGCTCTCAGCGATGGCATGAGCAGCCGGCTGTTTAGCGAAGTCCGCGAAAAACGAGGACTTTGCTACACGGTCTACGCCAGCGTGCATAGCCTTCGCGATCGTGGAAGCGTGATTGCCTACAGTGGCACCACCGCCGAACGGGCCCAAGAAACGCTGGATGTATTGGTCGCCGAACTGCTCCGGCTTCACGACGGGGTCGAGGAAATCGAGATCCAGCAGCTGAAGCGGCGATTCAAGCGCTCGATGATCATGCAGCAAGAGAGCAGCACCAGCCGCGCGGGAAGCATCGCCTACGACTGGTATCACCTGGCCCGGGTCCGCACGATCAAAGAGCTGAGTCAGATTGTCGATTCGCTCTCGTCCGAGACCGTCAATCGCTACCTGGCAGCGAGTCGCCCGCAGCGATTCACCATCGTCACCGTCGGCCCTAAACCCCTCACTCCACCGGTTTAA